From a single Aquincola tertiaricarbonis genomic region:
- the gloA2 gene encoding SMU1112c/YaeR family gloxylase I-like metalloprotein yields MSTAHATQLPGLPLRRIHHAAIICADYARSKHFYTQVLGLAVVAEHYREARRSWKLDLALPDGSQVELFSFPGAPPRPSYPEAQGLRHLAFEVDDVDRCKALLEAHGVAVEPVRVDEYTGRRFVFFADPDDLPLELYEAPPRA; encoded by the coding sequence ATGAGCACCGCGCACGCAACTCAGTTGCCGGGCCTGCCGCTGCGCCGCATCCACCATGCGGCCATCATCTGCGCCGACTACGCGCGCTCCAAGCACTTCTATACCCAGGTGCTGGGCCTGGCCGTGGTGGCCGAGCATTACCGCGAGGCGCGCCGCTCCTGGAAGCTGGACCTGGCGCTGCCCGATGGCTCGCAGGTGGAGCTGTTCTCGTTTCCGGGGGCGCCGCCGCGGCCTTCGTACCCCGAGGCCCAGGGCCTGCGGCACCTGGCCTTCGAGGTGGACGACGTGGACCGCTGCAAGGCCCTGCTGGAAGCCCATGGCGTGGCCGTGGAACCGGTGCGGGTGGACGAGTACACCGGCCGCCGCTTCGTGTTCTTTGCCGACCCGGACGACCTGCCGCTGGAACTCTACGAAGCGCCGCCCCGGGCCTGA
- the cas2 gene encoding CRISPR-associated endonuclease Cas2, which yields MLVIVCYNVNTEDRAGRRRLRRVAKVCESTGQRVQKSVFECQVTLAQMEDLERRLLAEVDLKTDCLRLYRMADSRGCEVREFGKFKATDFEDPLVL from the coding sequence ATGCTGGTGATCGTCTGCTACAACGTGAACACCGAAGACCGCGCCGGCCGCCGCCGCCTGCGCCGGGTGGCCAAGGTGTGTGAGAGCACGGGCCAGCGGGTGCAGAAATCGGTGTTTGAATGCCAGGTGACCCTGGCGCAGATGGAAGACCTGGAGCGGCGCCTGCTGGCCGAGGTCGACCTGAAGACCGACTGCCTGCGCCTATACCGCATGGCCGACAGCCGCGGCTGCGAGGTGCGCGAGTTCGGCAAGTTCAAGGCCACGGACTTCGAGGACCCCCTCGTCCTATGA
- the cas1c gene encoding type I-C CRISPR-associated endonuclease Cas1c — MQLLNTLYVTLPDSYLRLDNDTLRVVDEDKETRLRVPLHHLQAVVCFGHVGLSAGLMHRLAEGGIALVLLDMNGRFKARLEGETTGNVLLRRAQHRALDDPAFTLQAARAIVAGKLRNQRHVLLRGARDTKDETDRQLLARAAKDLAASQRAVPGAADLDTLRGVEGEAARTYFAGLNRLVRADQRAHFTMDGRTRRPPRDRMNALLSFLYAMWMNDCRSACETAGLDPQLGLLHALRPGRAALALDLMEEFRPLADRLALTLVNRAQLSEADFETREGGAVLLCGDARKAVVTAYQERKKDLLTHPLLAESIPVGLVPLVQARLLARHLRGEAAGYVPFQMR, encoded by the coding sequence ATGCAACTGCTGAACACGCTGTACGTCACGCTGCCCGACAGCTACCTGCGGCTGGACAACGACACCCTGCGCGTGGTGGACGAAGACAAGGAAACCCGGCTGCGGGTACCGCTGCACCACCTGCAGGCGGTGGTGTGCTTTGGCCACGTGGGCCTGAGCGCCGGCCTGATGCACCGCCTGGCCGAAGGCGGCATCGCGCTGGTGCTGCTGGACATGAACGGCCGCTTCAAAGCCCGGCTGGAAGGCGAAACCACCGGCAACGTGCTGCTGCGCCGCGCCCAGCACCGCGCGCTGGATGACCCGGCCTTCACGCTGCAGGCGGCGCGCGCCATCGTGGCCGGCAAGCTGCGCAACCAGCGCCATGTGCTGCTGCGCGGTGCACGCGACACCAAGGACGAGACCGACCGCCAACTGCTGGCCCGCGCCGCCAAGGACTTGGCCGCCAGCCAGCGCGCCGTGCCGGGCGCGGCCGACCTGGACACACTGCGCGGGGTGGAAGGCGAAGCCGCCCGCACCTACTTCGCGGGCCTGAACCGGCTGGTGCGCGCCGACCAGCGTGCCCACTTCACCATGGACGGCCGCACGCGCCGCCCCCCGCGCGACCGCATGAATGCGCTGTTGAGCTTTCTCTACGCGATGTGGATGAACGACTGCCGCAGCGCCTGCGAAACCGCCGGGCTCGACCCTCAACTCGGCTTGCTGCATGCCTTGCGGCCCGGACGCGCGGCACTGGCGCTGGACCTGATGGAAGAGTTCCGCCCGCTGGCCGACCGGCTGGCCCTGACGTTGGTGAACCGCGCGCAACTCTCCGAGGCCGACTTCGAAACCCGCGAAGGTGGCGCCGTGCTGCTGTGTGGGGATGCCCGCAAGGCCGTGGTCACGGCCTACCAGGAACGCAAGAAAGACCTGCTGACCCATCCGCTGCTGGCCGAGAGCATCCCCGTGGGCTTGGTGCCGCTGGTGCAGGCCCGCCTGCTGGCGCGGCACCTGCGTGGCGAGGCGGCGGGCTACGTGCCCTTCCAGATGCGGTAG
- the cas4 gene encoding CRISPR-associated protein Cas4, producing MPTATAEPEDPLPLSALQHWAYCPRQCGLIHLEQAFDDNLHTLRGQAVHRQVDQPGMEMRKGLRIERALPVWHDELGLIGKADAVEFEPDGTPYPVEYKHGSRHKAADIAAADDLQLAAQALCLEAMTGHAVAEGALFYASSKRRRVVPITDALREQVRSSAHAIRAMLRQGVLPPPTTDTRRCPNCSLRDRCQPQAWAALQDTGTAVRVFDVDEPDAPA from the coding sequence ATGCCCACCGCCACCGCCGAGCCTGAAGACCCCTTGCCGTTGTCGGCCCTGCAGCACTGGGCCTATTGCCCGCGCCAATGCGGCCTGATCCACCTGGAGCAGGCCTTCGACGACAACCTGCACACCCTGCGCGGCCAGGCCGTGCACCGGCAGGTGGACCAGCCGGGCATGGAGATGCGCAAGGGGCTGCGCATTGAACGGGCGCTGCCGGTGTGGCACGACGAACTCGGCTTGATCGGCAAGGCCGATGCAGTGGAGTTCGAGCCCGACGGCACGCCCTACCCGGTGGAGTACAAGCACGGCTCGCGGCACAAGGCGGCCGACATCGCCGCAGCGGACGACCTGCAACTGGCCGCCCAAGCCCTGTGCCTGGAAGCCATGACCGGCCATGCGGTGGCGGAAGGCGCCCTGTTCTATGCCAGCTCCAAGCGCCGGCGCGTGGTGCCCATCACCGATGCGCTGCGCGAGCAGGTTCGCAGCAGCGCGCATGCCATCCGGGCCATGCTGCGGCAAGGCGTGCTGCCCCCGCCCACCACCGACACCCGGCGCTGCCCTAACTGCTCACTGCGCGACCGCTGCCAGCCGCAGGCCTGGGCCGCGCTGCAGGACACCGGCACGGCCGTCCGCGTGTTCGACGTGGACGAGCCGGACGCCCCAGCCTGA
- the cas7c gene encoding type I-C CRISPR-associated protein Cas7/Csd2, whose product MTALSHRYDFVVLFDVKDGNPNGDPDAGNLPRLDAETGHGLMTDVALKRKVRNYVGLVHGEQPPYEIYVKERAILNKTHERAYVATGGEEALKGEDKKRKGAGDQVDKARDWMCANFFDVRTFGAVMSTGVNCGQVRGPVQMTFARSIEPIVALEHAITRMAVATEAEAEKQGGDNRTMGRKHTVPYGLYRSHGFISSFLAKQTGFSAEDLALYFQALEQMFEHDRSAARGQMSTRGLYVFEHESELGNAPAHALFDRLKVAPRQPGTPARNFDQYAVTFDEQTLDVGQRVQAAPGVTLLRRC is encoded by the coding sequence ATGACCGCACTGAGCCACCGCTACGACTTCGTCGTGCTGTTCGACGTGAAGGACGGCAACCCCAATGGCGACCCCGACGCCGGCAACCTGCCCCGCCTGGACGCCGAAACCGGCCACGGCCTGATGACCGACGTGGCCCTGAAGCGCAAGGTGCGCAACTACGTGGGGCTGGTGCACGGTGAGCAGCCTCCCTATGAGATCTATGTGAAGGAGCGCGCCATCCTGAACAAGACCCATGAGCGGGCCTACGTGGCCACCGGCGGCGAAGAGGCCTTGAAGGGCGAAGACAAGAAGCGCAAGGGCGCCGGTGACCAGGTGGACAAGGCCCGCGACTGGATGTGCGCCAACTTCTTCGACGTGCGCACCTTTGGCGCGGTGATGTCCACCGGCGTGAACTGCGGCCAGGTGCGCGGCCCTGTGCAGATGACCTTTGCCCGCTCCATCGAGCCCATCGTGGCGCTGGAGCATGCCATCACCCGCATGGCCGTGGCCACCGAGGCCGAAGCCGAGAAACAGGGCGGCGACAACCGCACCATGGGCCGCAAGCACACCGTGCCCTATGGCCTGTACCGCTCGCATGGCTTCATCTCCAGCTTTCTGGCCAAACAAACCGGCTTCTCGGCCGAAGACCTGGCGCTGTACTTCCAGGCGCTGGAGCAGATGTTCGAGCACGACCGCTCCGCCGCCCGCGGCCAGATGAGCACACGCGGCCTGTATGTGTTCGAGCATGAAAGCGAGCTGGGCAATGCACCGGCGCATGCGCTGTTCGACCGCTTGAAGGTGGCGCCCCGGCAGCCCGGCACCCCTGCGCGCAACTTCGACCAGTACGCCGTCACCTTCGATGAGCAAACGCTGGACGTCGGCCAACGCGTGCAGGCCGCACCCGGTGTGACCCTGCTGCGCCGCTGCTGA
- the cas8c gene encoding type I-C CRISPR-associated protein Cas8c/Csd1 — MILQALHAYYERKVRDPDPVRRLPAAGLEDKEIPFILELSTDGRLLDISDTREPQGKKKVARRYLVPQGVKKTSGVAANLLWDTAEYVLGLDTKGKPERVAEQMAAFRQRLDALAPHAEGDAGLEAVRRFLAADPLAAAQAKPAWAAVAEEGNPNLSFRLQGENDLVCQRPAVFAAIQAAATPAAAGHDPATVTCLITGQPTPPERLHSAIKGVWGAQTSGANIVSFNLDAFRSFGKEQGANAPVSPAAAFAYTTALNHLLGKQSAQRMQVGDASTVFWAQREEDKDVEDGFAALFDELPDDPDAHTAQVSALFNAVRSGRFDGAAGNNRFYVLGLAPNAARIAIRFWHADPLRDVARHIQAWFQDLEVVRSPQDPPYPTLFNLLRAVALQRKADNIPPTLGGDVMRAILSGGPYPALWLNAAVQRCRAEQQVGYLRAAVIKACLTRSYRLSPQEAPRAMLDKDNPNAAYRLGRLFSVLEKIQEEANPGLNTTIRERYYGAASSTPLAVFTTLLRLHNHHLAKMQNRGRAVNLEKLVAEITSGITDFPGHLNLPDQGRFALGYYHQRQDLFTKAEAPATAETTTTGD; from the coding sequence ATGATCCTGCAGGCCTTGCACGCGTACTACGAGCGCAAGGTGCGCGACCCCGATCCCGTGCGCCGCCTGCCCGCCGCCGGGCTGGAAGACAAGGAGATCCCCTTCATCCTGGAGCTGTCGACCGACGGTCGCCTGCTGGATATCAGCGACACCCGAGAGCCACAGGGCAAAAAGAAGGTGGCCCGCCGCTACCTGGTGCCCCAAGGCGTGAAAAAAACCTCCGGCGTGGCCGCCAACCTGCTGTGGGACACGGCCGAGTACGTGCTGGGGCTGGACACCAAGGGCAAGCCCGAACGCGTGGCCGAGCAGATGGCCGCGTTCCGCCAACGCCTCGACGCCTTGGCGCCCCATGCCGAAGGGGATGCCGGCCTGGAGGCGGTACGCCGCTTCCTTGCCGCTGATCCGCTGGCGGCAGCCCAGGCCAAGCCGGCCTGGGCCGCAGTGGCCGAAGAAGGCAACCCCAACCTCAGCTTCCGCCTGCAAGGCGAGAACGACCTGGTCTGCCAACGCCCTGCCGTGTTCGCTGCCATTCAGGCCGCTGCCACGCCAGCCGCCGCCGGCCATGACCCAGCCACCGTGACCTGCCTGATCACCGGCCAGCCCACGCCGCCCGAGCGCCTGCACAGCGCCATCAAGGGCGTGTGGGGCGCCCAAACCTCCGGCGCCAACATCGTCTCGTTCAACCTCGATGCCTTTCGCTCCTTTGGCAAGGAGCAAGGCGCCAACGCCCCCGTCAGCCCGGCCGCAGCCTTCGCGTACACCACCGCACTGAACCACCTGCTGGGCAAACAATCGGCCCAGCGCATGCAGGTGGGCGATGCCAGCACCGTGTTCTGGGCCCAGCGTGAAGAAGACAAGGACGTGGAAGACGGCTTTGCCGCCCTGTTCGACGAACTGCCCGACGACCCGGACGCCCACACCGCGCAGGTCAGTGCCTTGTTCAACGCGGTGCGCAGCGGCCGCTTCGACGGCGCCGCCGGCAACAACCGCTTCTACGTGCTGGGCCTGGCCCCCAATGCCGCGCGCATCGCCATCCGCTTCTGGCATGCCGATCCCCTGCGCGATGTTGCGCGGCACATCCAGGCCTGGTTCCAGGACCTGGAGGTGGTGCGCAGCCCGCAAGACCCGCCTTACCCGACCCTGTTCAACCTGCTGCGTGCCGTGGCACTGCAGCGCAAGGCCGACAACATCCCGCCCACGCTGGGCGGCGACGTGATGCGCGCCATCCTCAGCGGCGGCCCCTACCCCGCGCTGTGGCTTAACGCGGCGGTGCAGCGCTGCCGGGCCGAGCAGCAGGTGGGCTATCTGCGGGCCGCGGTCATCAAGGCCTGTCTCACCCGCTCGTACCGACTTTCACCCCAGGAGGCACCCCGCGCCATGCTCGACAAGGACAACCCCAACGCGGCCTACCGGCTGGGCCGCCTGTTCTCGGTCCTGGAGAAGATCCAGGAAGAGGCCAACCCCGGCCTCAACACCACCATCCGCGAGCGCTACTACGGCGCGGCCTCCAGCACGCCGCTGGCGGTGTTCACCACGCTGCTGCGGCTGCACAACCACCACCTGGCCAAGATGCAGAACCGGGGCCGCGCCGTGAACCTCGAAAAGCTGGTGGCCGAGATCACCAGCGGCATTACCGACTTTCCCGGGCACCTGAACCTGCCCGACCAGGGCCGCTTTGCGCTGGGCTATTACCACCAACGGCAAGACCTGTTCACCAAGGCAGAAGCGCCGGCCACCGCAGAAACCACCACCACGGGAGACTGA